A single Paenibacillus kribbensis DNA region contains:
- a CDS encoding AbrB/MazE/SpoVT family DNA-binding domain-containing protein, with protein MKNTGMTRPLDQLGRIVLPKEMRTTMDINIGDSLEFFVNEEGFVLRKYTGVSCKFCGTVDHLTYFRDSFICADCIQVLKTEENVHATSTDAIHAQEHVKPIQTNTTWRPKQSRVQQGEMVKKLRKLIQEHPNLPQKVYAEMLDISQGRVSQLKKLL; from the coding sequence ATGAAAAATACCGGAATGACACGGCCTCTGGACCAATTGGGGCGAATTGTACTTCCTAAGGAAATGCGCACCACGATGGATATCAATATTGGTGATTCGCTTGAGTTTTTCGTAAATGAAGAAGGATTTGTGTTAAGAAAGTATACCGGAGTCTCCTGCAAATTTTGCGGCACAGTTGATCATTTAACTTATTTTCGAGACAGCTTTATTTGCGCAGACTGCATCCAGGTATTAAAGACAGAGGAAAATGTACATGCCACCAGCACCGATGCCATCCATGCTCAAGAACATGTCAAACCGATCCAAACCAATACAACCTGGCGGCCTAAGCAATCCAGAGTGCAACAGGGTGAAATGGTAAAAAAGCTCCGCAAGCTGATTCAGGAACATCCAAACCTGCCACAAAAAGTTTATGCCGAAATGCTCGATATTTCCCAGGGCCGGGTGTCTCAGCTAAAAAAGTTGCTCTAG
- a CDS encoding glycoside hydrolase family 3 C-terminal domain-containing protein: MSHETTDIEYLFQDPKIHLDERVRDLVSRLTLEEKIESMLQYQPAIDRLGVAAYKHGTEAAHGIAWLGEATSFPQPVGLACTWDTELMRQIGSVIGDEARVYYRRDPKLNGLTLWAPTVDMERDPRWGRNEEAYGEDPYLTGELSKELVKGIQGDHPVYLKAVATLKHFLGNNNEVDRGSGSSSIDPRNLREYYLRAFEKPFTEGGAQSMMTSYNLINGTPATLYHGVNDIVRGEWGMDGFVVSDAGDVMGIANDHQYYDSHTPGVAESIRAGIDSITDDAELSKQAIREALAQGTLEEADLDRALFHTFRVRFRLGEFDPAADNPYALIGEEHLMTEQARELSLRAAREQVVLLKNERGLLPLDPAQCGKVAVIGTLGNEVYRDWYSGTLPYRVTPLEAIRAKLESEDTKERVMYRDAKDRVVLTAAADGAKLTVDPSGEMRLSHDGEPTVLTMTDWGYGSVTLADEHLGAYMTSDEETLRVTAEEAYGWYVKEVFGLTPVEKGKCVWTTWNGKPVVAGAEGSLKAVETTSSVPNAVAGNASTVSTASGQGHATFQVETVSDGLAEAIAAAQAADTAIVFVGNHPLINGKEENDRPGLELAASQQRLIEEVYRVNPNTIVVLTGSYPFAIPWVQEHIPAIVYTSHAGQEHGTAVADVLFGDYAPAGRLNMTWYQSEEQLGDIKDYDIIRGGRTYQYYEGEPLYAFGHGLTYSPFEYSKLRTNAQASGASEWAATEDGAGNVSSIAALDATDTLQVWVDVTHRGVAAGEEVVQLYVRPGASRVKRPLKTLCGFQRVRLEPGETRTIAFTIQVKDWAIWDVTRDRYCVEAGEYTLLAGASSTDIRLEHPVNVRGEVIPPRQAGRSIRAENFDDCANILLDESKEQTEACVRPYSPQYPGWIAFHGVEWGTASTAEFQCRVSGNSSDAVIELSLDTPDSEAVACMNVGNTGGAQAWMTLAEALCPISGVHDVYLWLSGEVRLSHFILDACCSIGDSGPQA; this comes from the coding sequence ATGAGTCATGAAACAACGGATATCGAATATTTATTTCAAGATCCGAAGATTCATCTGGATGAGCGTGTACGAGATTTAGTGTCCCGGCTAACCTTGGAGGAAAAGATTGAATCCATGCTGCAATATCAGCCTGCCATTGATCGTTTGGGAGTCGCGGCGTACAAGCACGGTACGGAAGCGGCACACGGTATAGCCTGGCTGGGTGAGGCGACTTCATTTCCTCAGCCCGTAGGATTGGCGTGTACATGGGATACGGAATTGATGCGGCAGATTGGCTCTGTGATCGGAGATGAGGCACGTGTCTATTACCGCCGTGATCCGAAGTTAAACGGCCTGACCCTGTGGGCACCTACGGTGGATATGGAGCGTGACCCAAGATGGGGACGGAACGAGGAAGCCTATGGCGAGGACCCGTATTTGACAGGGGAGCTATCGAAGGAGCTAGTTAAGGGAATACAGGGCGATCATCCGGTCTATTTGAAGGCGGTTGCGACGTTAAAGCATTTCCTGGGCAACAATAATGAAGTGGATCGGGGAAGTGGCTCTTCCAGCATAGATCCGCGGAACCTGAGAGAATATTATCTGAGGGCCTTCGAAAAGCCTTTTACGGAAGGTGGAGCCCAGTCCATGATGACCTCCTATAACCTGATTAATGGAACGCCTGCGACGTTATATCATGGGGTTAACGATATTGTCAGGGGCGAATGGGGGATGGATGGCTTTGTCGTTAGTGATGCGGGTGACGTCATGGGGATTGCCAACGACCACCAGTATTATGACTCTCATACGCCGGGTGTAGCCGAATCCATTCGAGCGGGAATTGACAGCATAACAGATGATGCGGAGCTTTCCAAGCAGGCCATCCGTGAGGCGTTGGCGCAAGGAACGCTGGAGGAGGCAGATCTGGATCGGGCACTATTCCATACGTTCCGTGTCCGATTCCGTTTGGGAGAGTTTGATCCGGCGGCAGACAATCCCTATGCATTGATCGGGGAAGAGCATCTAATGACGGAGCAAGCCCGTGAATTGTCGCTGCGTGCGGCAAGGGAGCAGGTCGTGCTGCTCAAAAATGAGCGCGGGCTCTTGCCGCTGGACCCTGCGCAATGTGGCAAGGTAGCCGTGATCGGTACGCTCGGCAATGAGGTGTACCGCGACTGGTATTCCGGTACATTGCCTTATCGGGTGACACCTCTGGAAGCGATTCGCGCCAAGCTGGAAAGCGAGGACACGAAGGAACGCGTCATGTACCGCGATGCCAAGGATCGTGTGGTCCTAACGGCGGCGGCTGACGGGGCGAAGCTTACAGTCGATCCTTCCGGCGAAATGCGGCTGTCCCATGATGGAGAGCCGACGGTATTAACCATGACGGATTGGGGCTATGGAAGCGTGACGTTAGCCGATGAGCATCTGGGTGCTTATATGACGAGCGATGAAGAAACGCTTCGTGTGACAGCTGAAGAGGCCTATGGCTGGTATGTTAAAGAAGTGTTCGGACTGACTCCTGTTGAAAAAGGGAAGTGTGTGTGGACGACATGGAACGGCAAGCCTGTGGTAGCTGGGGCGGAGGGCTCATTAAAGGCAGTGGAGACCACAAGCTCCGTTCCCAACGCTGTAGCAGGTAACGCCTCGACAGTCTCAACGGCCTCAGGGCAGGGCCATGCGACGTTCCAGGTAGAAACGGTGTCGGATGGTTTAGCGGAGGCGATAGCCGCTGCGCAAGCGGCAGATACAGCGATTGTATTTGTTGGCAATCACCCGCTCATTAACGGCAAAGAAGAGAATGACCGCCCAGGCTTGGAGCTGGCAGCTTCCCAGCAGCGGCTTATCGAGGAGGTGTACCGTGTCAATCCGAATACGATTGTGGTTTTGACAGGCAGCTACCCGTTTGCCATTCCCTGGGTTCAGGAGCATATCCCTGCGATCGTATACACGTCTCATGCGGGTCAAGAGCATGGTACGGCAGTAGCCGATGTCCTATTCGGTGATTATGCGCCCGCGGGTCGGTTGAACATGACATGGTATCAGAGCGAGGAGCAATTGGGCGACATCAAAGATTATGATATTATTCGTGGCGGCCGTACCTATCAGTATTATGAAGGTGAACCCTTGTACGCGTTCGGTCACGGGCTGACATACTCGCCATTTGAATATAGCAAGCTGCGCACAAATGCCCAAGCGTCTGGTGCAAGCGAATGGGCGGCTACAGAGGATGGAGCGGGCAATGTAAGCTCCATTGCTGCACTGGATGCCACGGATACTCTTCAGGTGTGGGTGGATGTGACCCATCGGGGCGTAGCTGCCGGCGAGGAGGTTGTACAGCTATATGTACGGCCTGGAGCTTCGCGGGTCAAGCGGCCGTTGAAGACCTTGTGCGGATTTCAACGTGTCCGCTTAGAGCCGGGGGAGACGCGAACGATTGCTTTTACGATTCAAGTGAAGGATTGGGCAATCTGGGATGTTACACGGGATCGCTATTGCGTTGAAGCTGGCGAATACACCCTGCTGGCAGGCGCTTCTTCAACGGATATCCGGCTGGAGCATCCTGTGAACGTTCGAGGTGAAGTCATTCCACCCCGTCAAGCCGGACGGAGCATTCGCGCTGAGAACTTTGATGATTGTGCCAATATTCTGCTGGATGAAAGCAAGGAGCAAACGGAGGCCTGTGTACGTCCGTATTCACCTCAGTATCCTGGCTGGATCGCTTTTCACGGCGTGGAATGGGGGACGGCGAGCACGGCTGAATTTCAATGCCGCGTGTCAGGCAATAGCAGCGACGCAGTTATTGAGCTGAGTTTGGATACGCCGGATAGCGAAGCAGTGGCCTGTATGAACGTGGGCAATACAGGAGGAGCGCAAGCATGGATGACGCTCGCCGAAGCGCTGTGTCCAATCTCGGGCGTACATGATGTGTACCTGTGGTTGAGTGGGGAGGTGCGGTTAAGTCATTTTATTTTGGACGCTTGCTGTTCTATAGGAGATTCTGGTCCGCAGGCTTGA
- a CDS encoding RrF2 family transcriptional regulator has protein sequence MNSEKRLRTATPRWLGVAVKALVYLEKHGELCASGSIARSIDCEVTLVRRVLTRLVQAELIAAREGREGGYVLTRSADHITLADIYHAIEIGDPIFPGMMHEPETNPFCGELAIAVSEILAESERRMLEVWESHTLASLAKRTTLAVGSCSHNEGKDNEASSKSE, from the coding sequence TTGAATAGTGAAAAAAGACTACGCACCGCAACGCCCAGATGGCTTGGGGTGGCGGTAAAGGCGCTTGTCTATTTGGAAAAGCATGGAGAGCTCTGTGCCAGCGGATCGATTGCCCGCTCCATTGACTGTGAAGTAACCCTGGTACGCAGGGTGCTGACGCGACTTGTACAGGCAGAATTAATCGCAGCACGCGAGGGCCGTGAGGGAGGCTATGTGCTGACCCGTTCGGCAGACCATATTACACTCGCGGATATATATCACGCCATTGAAATAGGTGATCCGATTTTCCCGGGTATGATGCATGAACCGGAGACGAACCCTTTTTGTGGGGAGCTGGCGATCGCTGTATCTGAAATATTAGCCGAGAGCGAACGCCGTATGCTGGAGGTATGGGAGTCTCATACACTGGCTTCACTCGCCAAGCGTACAACACTTGCAGTGGGCAGCTGCAGCCATAATGAAGGCAAGGATAACGAGGCATCTTCCAAAAGTGAATAG
- a CDS encoding GGDEF domain-containing protein, with product MFSTFFVNICILVTFLYITGLISQRYKIRLHTLKRKVHWIGGALFGCYGIVLMYYSFHVGFNTIADLRHLAIIATATYIGGPAALIATLFVCLGRLLLFGVTTQAIVGAFFMMLVGIGCALLSHLSWSRLPKLVIMNIFALGVIFFPFMINLNNNIDAVLHVYPLHFVISMAGGFLLYLIAESINTSNELLLRLEHTSYTDHLTNLSNRRQLESSLEEQLPRARQRHEHLSVLVLDIDHFKEVNDTYGHAAGDAVLRQLGQILIDKCRSNDIVTRSGGEEFTVLLPNCTFQQALRIANQILSGVNQYEFVLADRPILKVTVSIGVTTFPDTGGDISGAALLEQADKALYEAKHAGRNRICSYEI from the coding sequence TTGTTCAGTACTTTTTTTGTGAATATCTGTATCCTCGTTACCTTTTTGTACATAACCGGCCTCATATCACAAAGATATAAAATCCGTCTACACACCTTAAAGCGCAAGGTACATTGGATCGGGGGCGCTCTTTTTGGATGCTATGGCATTGTCTTGATGTACTATTCGTTCCACGTTGGTTTTAATACGATTGCCGATCTTCGTCATCTGGCTATTATAGCTACCGCGACTTACATTGGCGGTCCAGCTGCGCTCATCGCTACCCTTTTTGTGTGCTTAGGCAGATTATTGCTGTTTGGTGTTACCACACAGGCCATTGTAGGCGCCTTTTTTATGATGCTCGTGGGCATAGGCTGCGCTTTGCTGTCACATCTGTCCTGGTCCCGTTTGCCTAAGCTGGTCATTATGAATATTTTCGCTTTGGGTGTTATCTTTTTCCCTTTCATGATTAATTTGAATAATAATATAGATGCTGTCCTGCACGTTTATCCGCTCCATTTTGTGATTTCTATGGCAGGTGGATTTCTTCTATATCTCATTGCTGAGTCAATCAATACCTCTAATGAGCTATTGCTTCGTCTGGAGCACACCTCCTATACAGACCATCTCACCAATTTAAGCAACAGAAGGCAGCTTGAATCTTCACTGGAAGAGCAGCTTCCCCGGGCTCGTCAACGTCACGAGCACCTATCTGTACTGGTGCTGGATATTGATCACTTCAAGGAAGTGAACGATACCTATGGTCATGCTGCGGGAGATGCCGTGCTGCGCCAGCTTGGACAGATTTTGATTGACAAATGTCGCTCTAATGACATAGTCACCCGCAGCGGGGGAGAGGAATTCACCGTGCTTTTACCGAATTGTACTTTTCAGCAAGCACTGCGCATAGCGAATCAGATTCTTAGCGGCGTAAATCAGTACGAGTTTGTTCTGGCGGACAGGCCTATTCTTAAAGTCACCGTATCGATCGGCGTGACAACCTTTCCTGATACCGGGGGAGATATATCCGGGGCGGCTCTGCTGGAGCAGGCGGATAAAGCATTATACGAAGCTAAACATGCAGGGCGTAACCGGATTTGCTCGTATGAAATATAG
- a CDS encoding Fur family transcriptional regulator: MRTLNLTSQRQAVYDVVREAHDHPTAADVMNRLMERGYNLAYGTVYNSLRYLTDKELIRELKLGEAASRYDGRMDDHQHIICQVCGRVDEVMSEVPDDWTETVAHETGYAIAHAHVVFGGVCKECQSKRIK; this comes from the coding sequence ATGAGAACCTTAAATTTAACCTCGCAACGCCAAGCGGTGTACGATGTGGTTCGTGAGGCCCATGATCATCCTACTGCGGCTGATGTTATGAATCGGTTAATGGAGCGTGGATATAATCTAGCCTATGGTACGGTATATAATTCGCTGCGCTATTTAACAGATAAGGAATTAATCCGTGAGTTGAAGCTGGGGGAAGCTGCCAGTCGTTATGACGGACGGATGGACGATCATCAGCATATTATTTGTCAGGTATGCGGACGAGTAGATGAGGTGATGAGCGAGGTTCCAGACGATTGGACCGAGACGGTTGCGCATGAAACGGGATATGCCATTGCCCATGCCCATGTTGTATTCGGAGGAGTGTGTAAGGAATGCCAAAGCAAGCGAATCAAATAA